Proteins found in one Gordonia sp. PDNC005 genomic segment:
- a CDS encoding DUF58 domain-containing protein — MSADSGLPSFHDGTLSDPALTAALKSLELTVRRKLDGVLQGEHLGLIPGPGSEPGEARPYQPGDDIRRMEWSVTARTSTPHVRQMIADRELETWFVVDASASLDFGSGTRTKRDLAVAACAAIVHLTAGGGNRHGAIIVTGDDIVRLPARSGRAHDRALLKAVATTHRSNPGVRGDLDAGFEALRRPMRRRGLAVVVSDFLGPIDWDRSLRAIGAHHELLGVEVLDPRDVELPDVGQLTLRDAESGELLDVDATPRLRADYAAAAADHRGMVQRAFRSSGGPVLSLRTDRDWLSDTVRFVGERRRGMAAGVAR; from the coding sequence CGGCGCTCACCGCGGCGCTCAAGTCTCTCGAGCTGACCGTCCGACGCAAGTTGGACGGCGTGCTGCAGGGAGAGCACCTCGGCTTGATCCCAGGCCCCGGTTCGGAGCCGGGGGAGGCCAGGCCCTATCAGCCCGGCGACGACATCCGTCGCATGGAGTGGTCCGTGACCGCGAGAACCTCGACGCCGCACGTGCGTCAGATGATCGCCGATCGTGAACTCGAGACCTGGTTCGTCGTCGATGCATCCGCCAGCCTCGACTTCGGGTCGGGAACGCGGACCAAGCGTGATCTCGCGGTCGCCGCGTGTGCCGCGATCGTCCACCTGACAGCGGGCGGAGGCAACCGGCACGGCGCGATCATCGTGACGGGCGACGACATCGTCCGCCTGCCCGCGCGATCGGGCCGTGCGCACGACCGTGCGCTCCTCAAAGCTGTCGCGACCACACATCGCAGCAATCCGGGAGTGCGGGGCGACCTCGACGCAGGGTTTGAGGCACTTCGACGTCCGATGAGGCGCAGGGGACTGGCGGTGGTCGTCAGCGACTTCCTCGGTCCCATCGACTGGGATCGTTCGCTTCGTGCGATCGGCGCCCACCACGAACTGCTCGGCGTCGAGGTGCTCGATCCACGGGATGTGGAACTGCCCGACGTCGGCCAGCTGACGCTCCGGGACGCCGAGTCGGGTGAACTGCTCGACGTCGACGCGACGCCCCGATTGCGCGCCGACTATGCAGCCGCCGCCGCGGATCACCGTGGCATGGTGCAGAGGGCGTTCCGCAGCAGTGGCGGCCCCGTGCTCTCGTTGCGGACCGACCGAGATTGGCTGTCGGACACCGTCAGATTCGTCGGCGAGCGGCGCCGGGGCATGGCGGCCGGGGTCGCCCGATGA
- a CDS encoding VWA domain-containing protein: protein MNDLFAHPWWLASILLVVALIASYVFVLRRRKARSFRFANLDVLKSVSPGKTDRFRHVPFAILAVGLLLLTIAMAGPIAERDVARNRATVVLVVDVSQSMKSTDVAPSRLQAAQAAGKRFADDLTDGINLGLVAFAGTASTLVSPTPDHDATKKALDNLKLAEKTATGEGIFAGLQLIQTLNAALGGDSAAPPARIVLLSDGKQTVPENPDDPRGGFTAARKAKEKSIPVSTISFGTMHGTVEIEGPNGGSETVDVPVDDESLRTIANLSGGDFFTASSLDELNKVYATLQKQIGYERQRGDNSRPWLIAGTILAILGSVAALFLNRRLP from the coding sequence ATGAACGATCTCTTCGCCCACCCGTGGTGGCTGGCGTCGATCCTGCTCGTCGTCGCCCTCATCGCTTCGTATGTGTTCGTGCTGAGGCGCCGTAAGGCGCGTTCGTTCAGGTTCGCGAACCTCGACGTCCTCAAGTCCGTCTCTCCTGGAAAGACGGACCGCTTCCGGCATGTGCCGTTCGCGATCCTCGCCGTCGGGCTGCTCCTGTTGACGATCGCCATGGCCGGTCCGATCGCCGAGCGCGACGTCGCACGCAACCGTGCCACAGTCGTCCTCGTGGTCGACGTCTCGCAATCGATGAAGTCGACCGACGTCGCACCCAGCCGTCTGCAGGCCGCGCAGGCCGCGGGCAAGCGATTCGCCGATGACCTCACCGACGGCATCAACCTCGGCCTGGTCGCGTTCGCCGGCACTGCGTCGACGCTGGTGTCGCCGACCCCCGATCATGATGCGACGAAGAAGGCCCTCGACAATCTGAAGTTGGCCGAGAAGACGGCGACAGGTGAAGGCATCTTCGCAGGTCTGCAGCTCATTCAGACGTTGAATGCGGCACTCGGCGGCGACTCGGCCGCACCGCCCGCCCGCATCGTCCTCCTCTCGGACGGCAAACAGACGGTTCCCGAGAACCCCGACGATCCTCGCGGCGGCTTCACCGCCGCTCGCAAGGCCAAGGAGAAGAGCATCCCGGTCTCGACGATCTCGTTCGGCACCATGCACGGCACCGTCGAGATCGAGGGCCCGAACGGCGGATCCGAAACGGTCGACGTCCCGGTGGACGACGAGTCGCTCAGAACGATCGCGAATCTGTCGGGCGGCGACTTCTTCACCGCATCGAGTCTCGACGAGCTCAACAAGGTGTACGCGACTCTGCAGAAACAGATCGGCTATGAACGTCAGCGCGGCGACAACTCCCGTCCGTGGCTCATCGCCGGGACGATCCTCGCGATCCTGGGTTCGGTCGCCGCCTTGTTCCTGAACCGCCGGCTGCCCTGA
- the fabG1 gene encoding 3-oxoacyl-ACP reductase FabG1: MADSIIPEQTPRSVLVTGGNRGIGLAVAKRLAADGHKVAVTHRGSGAPEGLFGVQCDVTDTASVERAFAEVAEHQGPVEVLVANAGIDDNMLLMRLSEESFVKVIDANLTGAFRCAKAATKGMQRAKFGRMIFLGSVVATSGVPGQANYAASKAGLIGLARSIARELGSRNITANVVAPGFIETDMTAGMEDRYIEMAKQAIPLGRTGKPEDVAAAISFLASDEGGYVTGAVLPVDGGMGMGH; the protein is encoded by the coding sequence ATGGCAGACTCCATCATTCCCGAGCAGACTCCGCGTTCGGTCCTCGTCACCGGCGGCAACCGCGGCATCGGCCTGGCCGTCGCGAAGCGCCTCGCCGCAGACGGCCACAAGGTGGCCGTCACCCACCGTGGATCGGGCGCTCCGGAGGGACTCTTCGGTGTGCAGTGCGACGTCACCGACACGGCATCGGTCGAGCGTGCTTTCGCTGAAGTCGCCGAGCATCAGGGGCCGGTCGAGGTGCTCGTCGCCAACGCGGGCATCGACGACAACATGCTTCTCATGCGTTTGTCGGAGGAGAGCTTCGTCAAGGTGATCGACGCGAACCTGACTGGCGCTTTCCGCTGTGCGAAGGCTGCCACCAAGGGCATGCAGCGAGCGAAGTTCGGACGCATGATCTTCCTCGGTTCGGTTGTCGCCACCTCTGGAGTCCCCGGCCAGGCGAACTACGCCGCGTCCAAGGCCGGCCTGATCGGTCTTGCTCGTTCCATCGCCCGTGAACTCGGCTCACGCAACATCACCGCGAACGTCGTTGCTCCCGGCTTCATCGAGACCGACATGACCGCAGGCATGGAGGACCGGTACATCGAGATGGCGAAGCAGGCGATCCCGCTCGGCCGCACCGGCAAGCCCGAGGATGTCGCGGCTGCGATCAGCTTCCTCGCCTCGGACGAGGGCGGTTACGTGACCGGAGCCGTGCTGCCTGTCGACGGCGGCATGGGCATGGGCCACTAA
- the inhA gene encoding NADH-dependent enoyl-ACP reductase InhA, with protein MTGILAGKTVLVTGIITDASIAFHTAKVAQEQGATVIITGIPERLRLIDRIAKRLPQEVPPAIPLDVTDEESLGALADKVRELAPQGIDGVVHSIAFAPKTLMGPDAVPFLEGPGPDVSRAFEISAWSYASLARAALPVMNEGGSIVGMDFDPRTAMPDYNWMGVAKAALESVNRYVAREVGEAKRIRSNLVAAGPIKTLAAKAISGTATDDAKKLNMLNEYWDGASPIGWNVDDPGVVGTSVCALLSDFLPATTGSIVYVDGGASHNTWFPDNFLS; from the coding sequence GTGACCGGCATCCTCGCAGGCAAGACAGTTCTCGTCACCGGCATCATCACCGACGCGTCCATCGCGTTCCACACCGCCAAGGTGGCGCAGGAGCAGGGCGCGACGGTGATCATCACCGGCATCCCTGAGCGCCTGCGTCTGATCGACCGCATCGCCAAGCGTCTGCCGCAGGAGGTGCCGCCCGCCATTCCGCTCGACGTCACCGACGAGGAGAGCCTGGGCGCGCTCGCCGACAAAGTCCGCGAACTCGCACCGCAGGGAATCGACGGCGTCGTCCACTCGATCGCCTTCGCCCCCAAGACTCTGATGGGGCCGGACGCGGTGCCGTTCCTCGAAGGACCGGGTCCCGATGTCTCGCGCGCCTTCGAGATCTCGGCGTGGAGTTACGCCTCCCTCGCGCGCGCGGCGCTGCCCGTCATGAACGAGGGCGGTTCCATCGTCGGCATGGACTTCGACCCGCGCACGGCAATGCCCGACTACAACTGGATGGGCGTCGCCAAGGCCGCCCTGGAGTCGGTCAACCGGTATGTGGCACGCGAGGTCGGCGAGGCGAAGCGCATCCGCTCCAACCTCGTGGCCGCCGGCCCGATCAAGACTCTCGCGGCCAAGGCGATCTCGGGTACCGCGACCGACGATGCGAAGAAGCTCAACATGCTCAACGAGTACTGGGACGGCGCGTCGCCCATCGGCTGGAACGTCGACGATCCGGGTGTCGTCGGCACCAGCGTGTGCGCACTGCTGTCGGACTTCCTGCCCGCCACCACCGGTTCGATCGTGTACGTCGACGGCGGCGCAAGCCACAACACGTGGTTCCCGGACAACTTCCTCAGCTGA
- a CDS encoding ferrochelatase has protein sequence MSDSSKDDSAFDALLFLSFGGPDKPEDVRPFLENVTRGRGVPPERLDEVVKHYLHFGGVSPINRLNLDMIDALRTELDRRGRRDLPIYFGNRNWHPLAGDTLSEMVDDGHRRVLVFPTSAWGGYSGCRQYHEDIAAALAALPEPESDLLVRKLPHFAEEPAFRGAVADAVRAAFTGFEDGPTPRLVFTAHSIPESADRAAGPASDGGHLYSRQVAAASAAVADAVGADEFDVVWQSRSGPPQVPWLEPDICDHLRALSDDGVTRVVVCPIGFISDHLEVVWDLDSEAADVAADLGMDYVRVPTAGASSRFVGLIADLVERYIDGGGDLTALGCSDNGTACRPDCCVPVRRPGK, from the coding sequence GTGAGCGACTCGTCGAAGGACGACAGTGCGTTCGACGCGCTGCTGTTCCTCTCGTTCGGCGGCCCCGACAAGCCCGAGGACGTCCGCCCGTTCCTGGAGAACGTGACCCGCGGTCGTGGGGTGCCGCCCGAGCGGCTCGACGAAGTGGTCAAGCACTACCTCCACTTCGGTGGCGTGTCGCCGATCAACCGGCTCAACCTGGACATGATCGATGCGCTCCGCACGGAACTCGACCGTCGCGGCCGCAGGGATCTACCGATCTACTTCGGCAACCGCAACTGGCATCCGCTTGCCGGAGACACGCTGTCGGAGATGGTCGACGACGGTCACCGCCGCGTCCTGGTGTTCCCGACCTCCGCCTGGGGCGGCTACTCCGGGTGCCGCCAGTATCACGAGGACATCGCCGCGGCACTCGCCGCGCTCCCCGAACCCGAATCCGATCTGCTCGTCCGCAAACTGCCGCACTTCGCGGAGGAGCCGGCATTCCGAGGCGCCGTCGCCGACGCGGTCCGGGCGGCGTTCACAGGTTTCGAGGACGGGCCGACACCACGTCTGGTGTTCACAGCTCACTCGATCCCGGAGTCGGCTGATCGAGCCGCGGGTCCGGCCTCCGACGGTGGACATCTCTACTCGCGCCAGGTCGCGGCCGCGTCGGCGGCTGTGGCGGACGCGGTCGGTGCCGACGAGTTCGACGTCGTCTGGCAGTCGAGGTCCGGTCCGCCGCAGGTTCCGTGGCTCGAGCCGGACATCTGCGATCACCTGCGCGCACTGTCCGACGACGGTGTGACCCGAGTGGTGGTGTGCCCGATCGGCTTCATCTCCGATCACCTCGAAGTGGTGTGGGACCTCGACTCGGAAGCGGCGGACGTCGCGGCCGATCTGGGGATGGATTACGTCCGAGTCCCGACTGCCGGAGCTTCTTCGCGTTTCGTCGGCCTCATCGCCGATCTCGTCGAGCGATACATCGACGGCGGGGGAGACCTCACCGCTCTCGGCTGTTCCGACAACGGCACCGCATGTCGTCCCGACTGCTGTGTCCCGGTCCGCCGACCCGGCAAGTGA
- a CDS encoding serine/threonine protein kinase: protein MTTSSISTMRAWPVSALAVWAAARDAGRCAPDDVLHTLHDYSQTHEIDGPPDEIHTGDVLELLDVVAENAHIAVRMPAAGDAQGLPPGAVTNSAMSSGEVLLIDDRPAGSDGPALALGLIARGTPERCRWELRRFSTAVAVDRMSSDLPLGELEYELLEAVGEAAQIIAGLSGARPTSPADLRDALAAMTEARRLDLPPHDNPRVDRVLAAAAQVDAIIQLAGVGTLGVSGAQSTVADDRLRRLTSLTRTARTAAINTLITDYRR from the coding sequence ATGACCACTTCCTCCATCTCCACCATGCGCGCATGGCCTGTCTCGGCGCTGGCCGTGTGGGCTGCAGCGCGCGATGCAGGGCGCTGTGCTCCCGACGACGTCCTGCACACGCTCCACGACTACTCGCAGACCCACGAGATCGACGGGCCGCCCGACGAGATCCACACGGGCGACGTCCTCGAACTGCTCGACGTCGTCGCAGAGAACGCTCATATCGCCGTCAGGATGCCCGCCGCTGGCGATGCTCAGGGACTTCCTCCGGGGGCCGTGACGAACTCTGCGATGTCATCGGGCGAGGTCCTGCTCATCGACGACCGACCGGCCGGATCCGACGGCCCGGCCCTGGCGCTGGGCCTGATCGCACGCGGGACGCCCGAACGCTGCAGGTGGGAGCTGAGAAGGTTCAGCACGGCCGTCGCAGTCGACCGGATGTCGTCCGACCTGCCCCTCGGAGAACTCGAATACGAACTCCTGGAGGCAGTCGGTGAGGCGGCCCAGATCATCGCCGGGTTGTCGGGCGCACGTCCGACCTCCCCCGCTGACCTGCGAGACGCCCTCGCCGCCATGACCGAGGCCCGCCGACTCGACCTCCCACCCCACGACAACCCACGGGTGGACCGCGTCCTCGCAGCAGCCGCTCAGGTCGACGCGATCATCCAACTGGCGGGTGTCGGGACACTCGGTGTCAGCGGCGCTCAGTCGACCGTCGCCGATGATCGACTCCGGCGCCTCACATCACTCACCCGCACGGCACGCACAGCCGCGATCAACACGCTGATCACCGACTATCGACGGTGA
- a CDS encoding DUF3097 domain-containing protein gives MDDRYGRDVLASPRKTKPKAPEVAAERDLVVEDAGTGFCGAVVGMEKSYAGDMVRLEDRHGRTRVFHMYPAAFLIDGKAVTLVRPKGRGPNAPETIQTASGSRALPKQRARTARASRIFVEGVHDATLVERVWGDDLRAEGVVVVSLDGLDNLDDALAEFQPAPHRRAGVLVDHLVAGSKEARLTKEVGENVLVCGHPYIDVWEAVKPASVGITAWPTIPRGIDWKTGICDELGWGEPRDGWRRVLAGVKNFRDLEVPLLRSVEELIDFVTVGPDATS, from the coding sequence ATGGACGATCGATACGGCCGCGACGTGTTGGCCTCTCCGCGAAAGACCAAGCCGAAGGCGCCCGAGGTGGCTGCCGAGCGTGATCTGGTTGTCGAGGACGCCGGGACCGGGTTCTGCGGCGCCGTCGTCGGCATGGAGAAGAGCTACGCGGGCGACATGGTCCGGCTCGAGGACCGTCATGGTCGTACGCGCGTGTTCCACATGTACCCGGCGGCGTTCCTGATCGACGGCAAGGCCGTCACGCTCGTACGTCCGAAGGGACGCGGGCCCAATGCGCCGGAGACGATTCAGACGGCCTCCGGATCGCGAGCGCTGCCGAAGCAACGGGCCAGGACCGCTCGCGCCAGCCGGATCTTCGTCGAAGGTGTGCACGACGCGACCCTCGTCGAGCGTGTGTGGGGCGACGACCTGCGAGCCGAGGGTGTTGTGGTGGTCAGCCTCGACGGGCTCGACAACCTGGACGACGCGTTGGCAGAGTTCCAGCCTGCGCCGCACCGCCGTGCGGGAGTGCTCGTCGATCACCTCGTGGCCGGATCGAAGGAGGCCAGGCTCACGAAGGAGGTCGGCGAGAACGTCCTCGTGTGCGGTCACCCGTACATCGACGTCTGGGAGGCGGTGAAGCCCGCATCGGTCGGCATCACCGCCTGGCCGACGATTCCACGCGGAATCGACTGGAAGACCGGCATCTGCGATGAGCTCGGGTGGGGCGAACCACGGGACGGTTGGCGACGTGTCCTCGCCGGCGTCAAGAACTTCCGCGATCTCGAGGTACCTCTGCTGCGCAGCGTCGAGGAGCTGATCGACTTCGTGACCGTCGGGCCCGACGCCACAAGCTAG
- a CDS encoding TVP38/TMEM64 family protein, with protein sequence MAQRRRVTGRAALGLVAVVGVLAGAYFVPLPSIGQARDWSDALGPWFVAAFFVVYAVVTIGPIPRSTFTVMSGVLFGPVVGFIGSLAAATVAAVVAFHLARRLGRERVRPLLSKPVVETVEFRLQRRGWFAVGSLRLIPAVPFSLVNYLSGLSSIRPVPYLAATVLGSAPGTAAVVFLGDALTGETNPMMLVLSGCLFAVGVIGLIVDSRLPV encoded by the coding sequence ATGGCCCAACGACGTCGGGTCACCGGCCGTGCCGCATTGGGGCTCGTCGCCGTTGTCGGTGTCCTCGCCGGCGCGTATTTTGTGCCCCTGCCGTCGATCGGCCAGGCCCGCGACTGGTCCGACGCACTCGGCCCGTGGTTCGTGGCGGCGTTCTTCGTCGTGTACGCAGTCGTGACGATCGGACCCATCCCCCGATCGACGTTCACCGTGATGTCCGGCGTGCTGTTCGGTCCCGTAGTCGGATTCATCGGATCTCTCGCCGCCGCCACTGTCGCGGCGGTCGTCGCATTCCACCTGGCTCGTCGCCTCGGTCGTGAACGGGTCCGGCCGTTGTTGTCCAAGCCAGTGGTCGAGACCGTCGAATTTCGTCTGCAACGGCGCGGATGGTTCGCAGTGGGCTCGCTGCGGCTGATCCCGGCCGTGCCGTTCTCTCTCGTCAACTACCTGTCGGGGCTGTCGTCAATCAGGCCCGTCCCCTACCTGGCGGCCACCGTCCTCGGCTCCGCCCCGGGGACCGCTGCCGTGGTGTTCCTCGGTGACGCGCTCACGGGCGAGACGAACCCGATGATGCTTGTGCTGTCCGGCTGCCTGTTCGCGGTCGGGGTGATCGGACTGATCGTGGATTCGCGCCTGCCGGTCTGA